Genomic window (Daucus carota subsp. sativus chromosome 5, DH1 v3.0, whole genome shotgun sequence):
gaaagccccaaccccttcatttttcatttattcTCGTTAATTTCCTTTCAATAAAACCCAatcttttgggtgtttgtgtgtctctcctcttggagtgtgtgtcttgtctctccttttggagtgttttgttatgtttttgtctGGTTGTGATTGGGTTCATTTGGTGTTGGATCTATTGAAAacgagtttattgatatttttggtgatctgCAAAGACTGTATTGATTCTGAGacggtggtgattattgcaagagctcacctttcacaataaaaaattgTTCATTCTTCACGGGgttacactttcggcatgtctatagctggtatccggcatgtagatagctggggtgccttcggcatgtctatagctggtgtcCGGTATGTAGATAGCTGTGGTGCCGTTTCTCTAATCTCAATTCATACGATTGTTGTTTTtgaacattgggctaacaaTGGATTTTACGTGATACGGTCAATTGCGATGGTACTATTTCCAGAGATGTTGGTGCAGTTTGGATCACTTGAgatgtctttgatttcgtttttagtttcaagaatttttaaattctatgtgttaaacgatcaggaaacaaatcatctaattgtttttagtatgttatttgttttaccatCTGGTTGTATCAGCAGTTGGGGATTTGTCCCGGctgtattatattcaagttatgaaatcttcttgcatttgtcaaaaaaatgacCTACTTGTTACGTACTGATGAAGACCTGGCAATCAATTATTAGTGCTAACGTTAAATTTGTGGTCGTAATTATTACTCTATTAAGCTGCCATAAAGGTGCAAATGCACTCGGGCTTGTTTTGAattgaaaaattgaattaaaaaaattaaaatttgacgcGATTTTAGAAATAGGAAAATACTAAAGGTAtcaaattgaataaaaaaatgagTATAATATTTATCAGATTATagcttaaataataatattaaaatatatgtattaatcTCCCCTATCAAATTATTTTCTAACCAAATCATTTCAAACTGTCattttataacaatttttttaatacataCAAGCCTCttcaaaataatacataaatttgatTGGGTTGttacaaaatatttacaaacatctactccctccgtccccctgatccgtccccctgagtagtatacattgggggacggggacggggacgcggcacagactttaatgctcctggaAAGtgtagttatgtaatttatttttaaaattttctttttctgaattaaagtttggatgttatatttttattcagaaaaagaaaatctaaaaaataagtCACAagactatgttttataagagcattgaaatgcgtgtcgagcagttgaaaagaaacgtatacaattaaatgggacagagggggTACTTACCAACTCATATCGGTTCCAAAAAGATGTCAATAAAAATCCTGAAAATTCATGGCCAAGTCGATAAACACATCGCATAAAATCGAGATCTCGATTCTCGTTTATAACCGATATAAAACGACAGAAAGAAGAGTAGAAAAACGTGTGGAAGCAGGTGGGCAAATAAGGATGCAACAAATTGGGGTTAGTTTAGGCCTACAATGCGGAGTCACCACAAGACAATAATTGAGCAGTCCTTTCTCCAGTTCAACGCGTAAGCCGGAGGATAGCTTCTGGTCTGCTTCTAGACACTGGTTGAGTTGGGTTTGGTTGGGTCAACTAAAAAGAGAGTAACAGTACTAGAATAGAAATCTCTTGATAACTATATTTACCAACCCTAACTTACCCATTCCCAGTCACAACATCTGGAACATCACTTGCAGTTGCAGCTTCCGTGCCTAATATACGTGTTTCCATATGCCTGACACTTGTGTTTATGTACCTCTGACTCCGAGGTCCGAGTTTTTCTCCCGGAACATACTCTCTACGTCTTTTTTTGGTTGTCCCTGCCGATTTAACTTCAATAATCATGAGAATAACTAAAAAGACGGGAGCAGTACTATACATGCTGttatatgaattattttataatattaatattagttgcaaataaaaaatagaaaaaacgaGGCAGATTAATGGCAAGGAGGGTTGAATCTTTGAGCACCGACCGAGTAGCAGTAGCACTGAAATGTTTTGTGCTGCCCATAATTACTTGCATAGTTGTATCATAGTACTTAAGGTCAAGACCCAATAAATTTCTATTATATTACAGGCCGGCGGAGAGAATGGGTTCAGGGGAAGGTCTTTGATCCATCAAACACGCAGCAAGATCcaatataaaaaagattaaaatataattgacTCATATTTTCCGAAAACAGATTTCAGGAAAATCTTAACTACGTATTAACGGAACAATTGTTTATGACACTTCATCATTTTCTATTCAATCTTGAACTATCTTTGATGTTTTGATCAAATGTACCTGTACTTGCAAATTTCAATAGGAGTTGGCCTCTGCAGTCTGCAGTTGAACAATTCACTAAAACTTgcaaaataaaaacttttatATTCTGTAACTACATCTCATCGATAAAGCCACAATGGCATGCAGAACAACACAGCATGAGCCATAAACTCACTCAAACAGGTATGGTTGGAGGACAAACACTTTCGGCTTTTTGCCAGCATACCCTTTTATTACCAGACTGCAACCCTCCAGTGCTGCAGGGGACCCTGGTTCCATATTTTAGGCATCTcagcaaaatatattaaaattactttttctCGGTTCACTTGATCATAATCATGCCCGGCAAGAAGGAAAATTGGCTTCTAATGATGTCCCTCAAAAGGATGGAATATTCTCAACACATCTTTAACCTTTTGGGAACCTTGATTTTTTGTCAGAGTACGAAGTAAACTTTGGAGTAGCAGAATAGTCTGCAGATTATTGGATTTACCATACATTTGGGAACCACAGCAATTTCATAATACGATCCTCACATTTGTGCAGGGTCCCCACTAAATCTTACAGACACTGGGGATCTTGAATTTTTGGCATAGTATGTATTGGATATAGAAGTACACGTCTTATTACTAAAGTTGAATCAGGAAAAGAAAGCAATGGTCCAGAATTAAGTTCTACAGGATGGACATATTTCTTTGATTAAGAATGTTCAATAAATTTACCAGCTAGCAGGTGCAGCTCCTCCATCTTTAGCTTTGTTATAACTAACTCCAATGTTACCTGTCCAAAACatatagaagaaaaaaaagtttacTGGCcaattgataattttttatttttttttacttttcaatATGCAATTTTTTTGGCGACCAGACAATGAATTATATCAGTGGCTCCGGGTTATTTCTCAAATAGATGCGTCATACATTAATATGCATGTGGACAAGGAAACATGTTGGATAACCGTACACATACATTTGAGCAGATAACTAtttgaaaagaattatatattgtAAGATGCTGCAGCACAATTAGACACCTGACATATAGTTAGCTCACCTCTTGGAAAATTTTGCTATAAGAAGCATCCACAAATCCCTACACATGATTAAAACATTTGGTCAACACCGTCAGAGTAgtgttgtgttttttttttatgtgtgttatatatacatatatatagcaaAAACGAGTACCAATTTTCGGAATAATCTGAGGGAAGCTTCATTTGATTCTCCAATTTTAACACGAAAAGTGTGAATGCAAAACTTTTCAACTGCAAACACCATCATCATCAAAACTGATTTCTTCCCAAGTCCTTTGCCACGACTACATTATTGAGAATTAACATGATAAGACATTTACCAAGCACACCGGCACATCAAACAAGTGtatgatttcttttaaaaaaaacactccTCTAGAATATGACAAGAAGACTCTGACAGGAATGCTATGTCATGGTTGCACAAAGTGCAGCCAAGCAAAGAATGTTCTACATAttgttgaaatttgaatcagaAGAAAGGTAGTCTTCACGAACTAATTAATgcctttaaatatttatttagaactCAAGAGATATGCTTCTATAGTACAGCCATAGAAGAAATATACAGATAAGCCTGTGAAAGGATGCCAAGGCTTATATCAGTTATGTCAAAACAACTTGAAATGAACATACAACTTAAAAGCAGACGATTGGAAAAGTGGACCATATGACAAATCTGACAAGCCGACGGCTCCACgctgattaaaaaaataataattgtgagtatataaatacaaatcttCATAACAATCATTGCCTGCATTTTCATAAGGATGACAGAAGTAATAAAAAGCTCACCATTAACAAAACGATACAAGCACAAGTTTTCCTTTAATGTTAAGCAATCTTGCTGTCAAAGCACAATGGCGCATCTATGGTTTAAAATAAATGGTGCATCAGGAATGTGTAAATACTTCCTTGGTTCTTTTTTGAACTGTTAAAATATGTAATGAAGAAAGGAAAATATTGCAACAATCTTATACCACAATTCCAGGACTTAAAAGGAATTGACATAACTtgtaataataacaatacttGCAAGGGTTTTAAGTGCATTCAAAAACTATCAAAGGTGTATAGTGGTCCTTGGACCTGCATATTCTGAACCTGAACTCAACAGAACACATACATGATATACAGGGCTAGTGGAGTCGCAAGTTAAGAAAGATGCCAGAA
Coding sequences:
- the LOC108220054 gene encoding GCN5-related N-acetyltransferase 9 isoform X1 encodes the protein MNVSLEGEEKLILVPYMKEHVPKYHQWMKDPTLLAATGSEPLTLDQEYEMHQSWTHDPSKHTFIVLDKDLILPQFVHGQAHVEAMVGDVNIYMNDLEDSRIAEIEIMIAEPKSRGKGLGKKSVLMMMVFAVEKFCIHTFRVKIGESNEASLRLFRKLGFVDASYSKIFQEVTLELVITKLKMEELHLLAGTTKKRRREYVPGEKLGPRSQRYINTSVRHMETRILGTEAATASDVPDVVTGNGV